From a single Natronorubrum tibetense GA33 genomic region:
- a CDS encoding aldehyde dehydrogenase family protein: protein MMELPLPPESGWNAQYLAGDWIEPDDRDTLAVENPYTREEIATVPAGTEDDVDRAYEAANEAQKEWAQQPPQARAEVITAATEFVRDNREAIVELLALESGSTRVKSGAELQTATGMMQQAASYPFRMDGQQMESTIPGKENVVERQPAGVVGVISPWNFPLHLSMRAVAPAIATGNAVVLKPASNTPITGGLLLARIFEEAGVPEGVLNVVTGSGSEIGDAISDHEIPRVLAFTGSTEIGQRVAANAAGNCALPALELGGNNVHVVTENADLERAVDGGTFGSFLHQGQICISINRHLVHEDVYDDYVGMLTDRAANLPTGDPTDDETVVGPIIDESQRDQILEYVETSVDEGATLETGGDHDGLVVQPTVLSDADNDMAAACNEHFGPVAPVIPYSSDEEAIELANDTIHGLSGSVHSEDLAQARSIADGIETGMIHINDQPVNDEPHVPFGGMKQSGLGRYNGESIIEELTTTKWISVQRESREYPF from the coding sequence ATGATGGAGCTCCCACTACCGCCCGAATCGGGCTGGAACGCCCAGTATCTCGCCGGCGACTGGATCGAACCCGACGATCGGGATACGCTCGCGGTCGAGAACCCCTACACGCGCGAGGAGATCGCGACCGTTCCGGCCGGGACAGAAGACGATGTCGACCGGGCCTACGAGGCGGCGAACGAGGCCCAGAAAGAGTGGGCCCAGCAACCGCCGCAGGCACGAGCGGAGGTGATCACCGCGGCGACCGAGTTCGTCCGCGACAATCGCGAGGCCATCGTCGAACTGCTGGCCCTCGAGTCCGGCAGTACGCGGGTCAAGTCCGGGGCGGAACTGCAGACGGCGACGGGGATGATGCAGCAGGCGGCGAGCTACCCGTTCCGGATGGACGGCCAACAGATGGAGTCGACCATTCCCGGGAAGGAGAACGTCGTCGAGCGCCAACCGGCCGGCGTCGTCGGCGTCATCTCGCCGTGGAACTTCCCGCTGCATCTCTCGATGCGGGCGGTCGCGCCGGCCATCGCGACCGGGAACGCGGTCGTGCTCAAACCGGCCTCGAACACCCCGATCACCGGCGGCTTGCTCCTCGCGCGGATCTTCGAGGAAGCCGGGGTGCCGGAGGGCGTCCTCAACGTCGTCACCGGCAGCGGCTCCGAGATCGGGGACGCGATCTCAGACCACGAGATCCCGCGGGTGCTCGCCTTCACGGGGTCGACCGAGATCGGCCAGCGAGTCGCCGCGAACGCGGCCGGCAACTGCGCGCTTCCCGCGCTCGAACTCGGCGGGAACAACGTCCACGTCGTCACCGAGAACGCTGACCTCGAGCGCGCGGTCGACGGCGGAACATTCGGTTCGTTCCTCCACCAGGGCCAGATCTGTATCTCGATCAACCGCCACCTCGTCCACGAGGATGTCTACGACGACTACGTGGGGATGCTCACAGACCGCGCGGCGAACCTCCCGACCGGCGATCCGACCGACGATGAGACGGTCGTCGGACCGATCATCGACGAGAGCCAGCGCGATCAGATCCTCGAGTACGTCGAGACCTCAGTCGATGAAGGCGCGACCCTCGAGACTGGCGGCGATCACGACGGGCTGGTCGTCCAGCCGACGGTCCTCTCCGACGCGGACAACGACATGGCCGCGGCGTGTAACGAACACTTCGGCCCGGTCGCGCCGGTGATCCCGTACTCGAGCGACGAGGAGGCGATCGAACTGGCCAACGACACGATCCACGGCCTCTCGGGGTCGGTCCACAGCGAGGACCTCGCCCAGGCCCGATCGATCGCCGACGGCATCGAGACGGGCATGATCCACATCAACGATCAGCCGGTCAACGACGAGCCCCACGTTCCCTTCGGCGGGATGAAACAGTCCGGACTGGGCCGGTACAACGGCGAGTCGATCATAGAGGAGTTGACGACGACGAAGTGGATCTCGGTCCAGCGCGAGTCTCGAGAGTACCCGTTCTGA
- the nadC gene encoding carboxylating nicotinate-nucleotide diphosphorylase translates to MITNAQVERWLREDVGHHDVTNQVPGETTGRLVAKESGVVAGFEAATAVFDYLGVDVLETLEDGTHAESGAELLRVEGPAREVLRGERVAVNLAGHASGIATRTRRVVDRARTESDDVRIAATRKTTPGLRGLEKRAVVAGGGDTHRLDLSHMVMVKDNHIAEMGLEGAISHFQERTSFATQLDVEVESVADAPRAAAAGADIILLDNMTPAETGDAVDLLAEYDGVLAEASGGITLETVDDYAATGVDVISMGSLTHSAPSLDLSFRTGE, encoded by the coding sequence ATGATCACCAACGCACAGGTCGAACGCTGGCTCCGCGAAGACGTCGGCCACCACGACGTGACGAACCAGGTTCCGGGCGAAACCACGGGGCGCCTCGTCGCGAAGGAGTCCGGCGTCGTCGCCGGTTTCGAGGCCGCGACGGCCGTCTTCGACTACCTCGGCGTCGACGTGCTCGAGACGCTCGAGGACGGCACCCACGCCGAATCAGGGGCCGAACTCCTCCGCGTCGAGGGGCCCGCACGCGAGGTGTTGCGGGGCGAACGCGTCGCAGTAAACCTTGCGGGCCACGCGTCGGGAATCGCGACGCGAACCCGGCGGGTCGTCGATCGTGCTCGGACCGAATCCGACGACGTTCGGATCGCCGCGACCCGCAAGACGACGCCCGGACTTCGGGGGCTCGAGAAACGCGCCGTCGTCGCGGGCGGCGGGGATACCCACCGACTCGATCTCTCTCACATGGTGATGGTAAAGGACAACCACATCGCCGAGATGGGCCTCGAGGGCGCGATATCCCACTTTCAAGAACGGACCTCGTTCGCGACCCAACTCGACGTCGAGGTCGAGTCCGTCGCGGACGCGCCGCGGGCGGCCGCAGCCGGTGCGGATATCATCCTGCTCGACAACATGACGCCCGCCGAGACCGGGGATGCCGTCGACCTGCTTGCGGAGTACGACGGCGTGCTGGCCGAGGCTAGTGGTGGGATCACGCTCGAGACCGTCGACGACTACGCCGCGACGGGTGTCGACGTGATTTCGATGGGGTCGTTGACCCACTCCGCGCCGTCGCTGGATCTGTCGTTTCGGACCGGCGAGTAA
- a CDS encoding L-aspartate oxidase, with product MTETHNHDHEIADVLVVGSGIAGCAAALQAAREGSDVLLLTKATKPDDASTDWAQGGISTTRGDPESLKADIIAASDGTADPDAVDVLVENADDAVEDVLLETLEIEFDETSDGEFDYTREAAHSNYRILHVDAATGTHILRPFLNHVADHDRIEVRQDTAALELITHEGRVHGVLSDEDPTGYPIFAGTTILATGGIGALYTRSTNPDDATGDGIAMAALAGADVADLEYVQFHPTAYDGDDPFLLSEALRGEGAVLRNGDGERFMDDYHRDAELAPRDVVARAVETERAETGEVVLDVSTLEGEFAEEYPAIAQKCRDRGIEGAEIPVEPCEHFLCGGIDVDGRGRTNLDRLYAVGECARTGVHGANRLASTSLLEGLVWGLRAGEDAAGLDADPETVEAPDLRDSDPDLPERFAAEKSIRLKRTMDEYLGLERDPEEIARASAVLRRLKGEVDAYIRTRTARDLYELRNASVTALLIARAASENTESTGCHYVVNDANETPGEPEQPADD from the coding sequence ATGACCGAAACTCACAACCACGACCACGAAATTGCGGACGTGCTCGTCGTCGGCAGCGGCATCGCCGGCTGTGCGGCCGCGCTGCAGGCTGCCCGCGAGGGGAGCGACGTCCTCCTCCTGACGAAAGCCACGAAACCAGACGACGCCAGCACCGACTGGGCCCAGGGCGGCATCTCGACGACTCGAGGCGATCCGGAGAGCCTCAAAGCAGATATTATCGCAGCCAGCGATGGTACCGCCGATCCCGACGCGGTCGACGTGCTCGTCGAGAACGCTGACGACGCCGTCGAGGACGTGCTGCTCGAGACGCTCGAGATCGAGTTCGACGAGACGAGCGACGGCGAGTTCGACTACACGCGGGAGGCCGCACACTCGAACTATCGCATTCTTCACGTCGACGCTGCGACGGGGACCCACATCTTGCGGCCGTTCCTGAACCACGTCGCCGACCACGACCGTATCGAGGTTCGGCAGGATACCGCCGCGCTCGAGTTGATTACGCACGAAGGACGAGTCCACGGTGTTTTGAGTGACGAAGATCCGACGGGGTATCCGATCTTCGCCGGGACGACGATCCTCGCAACCGGCGGCATCGGCGCGCTCTACACGCGCTCGACGAACCCCGACGACGCGACGGGCGACGGGATCGCGATGGCCGCCCTCGCTGGGGCGGATGTCGCGGACCTCGAGTACGTGCAGTTCCATCCGACGGCCTACGACGGTGACGACCCGTTTCTGCTTTCCGAAGCGTTGCGTGGCGAGGGTGCAGTACTGCGGAACGGGGACGGCGAGCGGTTCATGGACGACTACCACCGCGATGCCGAACTCGCGCCGCGAGACGTCGTCGCCCGCGCCGTCGAGACCGAGCGGGCGGAGACGGGTGAAGTCGTCTTAGACGTGAGCACGCTCGAAGGCGAGTTCGCCGAGGAGTACCCTGCCATCGCACAGAAGTGTCGCGACCGCGGCATCGAGGGCGCTGAGATTCCTGTCGAACCTTGCGAGCACTTCCTGTGTGGCGGTATCGACGTCGACGGCCGCGGACGGACGAACCTCGACCGACTGTATGCCGTCGGCGAGTGTGCCCGAACCGGCGTCCACGGTGCGAACCGGCTGGCGAGCACCAGTTTGCTCGAGGGGCTGGTCTGGGGGCTCCGCGCAGGGGAAGACGCTGCGGGTCTGGACGCGGACCCCGAAACCGTCGAGGCACCCGACCTCCGCGACAGCGATCCCGACCTTCCAGAGCGCTTCGCCGCCGAGAAGTCGATCCGCCTGAAGCGGACGATGGACGAGTATCTGGGCCTCGAGCGCGATCCCGAGGAGATCGCCCGTGCGAGCGCCGTCCTCCGGCGACTCAAGGGCGAGGTCGACGCCTACATCCGAACCCGGACGGCGCGGGACCTGTACGAACTCCGGAACGCGAGCGTGACAGCCCTACTGATCGCTCGAGCGGCGAGCGAGAATACGGAATCGACGGGCTGTCACTACGTCGTGAACGACGCGAACGAGACGCCCGGCGAACCCGAACAGCCGGCGGACGACTGA
- the nadA gene encoding quinolinate synthase NadA: MVKMETAELETDLSLFKYDNLEQLPPRYRDLEEDERTERIEAALSELGDDVVILGHNYQRREIVEHADFIGDSYQLSKEAAEADAEYVIFGGVTFMAESADIITDDEQTVILPSMEASCPMAGMAEALQVDSAWAEITAAAPDANIIPITYMNSYADLKAFCASQGGLVCTSSNAHKAFEYAFEKGDKVLFLPDKHLGENTAHRMGMEDRIAEWDPWDPEGKDAEEVAESDIILWDGYCQVHERFRVDHIEQVRAEHDDAKVIVHPECRREVVEVADKAGSTATICETVENADPGDTWAIGTEIHLTNHLQRWHPEVNVLPLCGDACMDCNAMRQIDPNYLTWVLEELVEGRERNVIEVAPEEKELAGVALDRMLEI, translated from the coding sequence ATGGTCAAAATGGAAACGGCAGAGCTGGAGACCGATCTGAGTCTGTTCAAATACGACAACCTCGAGCAGTTGCCGCCCCGCTACCGGGACCTCGAGGAGGACGAACGGACCGAACGCATCGAGGCGGCGCTCTCCGAACTCGGCGACGACGTCGTCATCCTCGGGCACAACTACCAGCGACGCGAAATCGTCGAGCACGCCGATTTTATCGGTGACTCCTATCAGCTCTCGAAGGAGGCCGCCGAGGCGGACGCCGAGTACGTGATCTTCGGCGGCGTCACGTTCATGGCCGAGAGCGCGGACATCATCACCGACGACGAGCAGACCGTCATCCTGCCGAGCATGGAGGCCTCCTGCCCGATGGCCGGGATGGCTGAGGCGCTCCAGGTCGACAGCGCGTGGGCCGAAATCACGGCGGCCGCGCCCGACGCGAACATCATCCCGATCACGTATATGAACTCCTACGCGGACCTGAAGGCGTTCTGTGCGAGCCAGGGCGGACTCGTCTGTACCTCCTCGAACGCGCACAAAGCGTTCGAGTACGCCTTCGAGAAGGGTGACAAAGTCCTCTTCCTCCCCGACAAACACCTCGGGGAGAACACGGCTCACCGGATGGGGATGGAAGACCGAATTGCGGAGTGGGATCCGTGGGATCCCGAGGGGAAAGACGCCGAAGAAGTCGCCGAGAGCGACATCATCCTCTGGGACGGCTACTGCCAGGTCCACGAGCGGTTCCGCGTCGATCACATCGAGCAGGTGCGTGCCGAACACGACGATGCGAAGGTCATCGTCCACCCCGAGTGCCGTCGAGAGGTCGTCGAGGTTGCCGATAAAGCGGGTTCGACGGCGACGATCTGCGAGACCGTCGAAAACGCCGACCCCGGCGACACGTGGGCCATCGGCACCGAAATCCACCTGACGAATCACTTGCAACGGTGGCACCCCGAGGTGAACGTCCTCCCGCTCTGTGGTGACGCCTGCATGGACTGCAATGCGATGCGTCAGATCGACCCGAACTATCTGACGTGGGTGTTAGAGGAACTCGTCGAAGGTCGCGAACGCAACGTCATCGAGGTCGCCCCCGAGGAGAAAGAACTCGCGGGCGTCGCACTCGATCGGATGCTCGAGATCTGA
- the gfo6 gene encoding D-xylose 1-dehydrogenase Gfo6, protein MALEDAFANFTRRDWDQESPDGTVRLAVIGVGDFARNRALPGIADGSYCETTMLVTGSPDRTRTVAESFDVPHVVDYDAFLAGDHAETYDAVYVATPNATHGRYATVAADHGKHVICEKPLETSLERAREVVDACADAGVTLMTAYRLQTEPTVRRMRELVDDGVVGDVVQVHGGFSHPLVAHAGPDTWRLDPDLAGGGALVDLGIYPLNTTRFVLECDPEGVYATTHSSGEPFDAVDEHVAFQLEFDTGTTASCTASFDAHASSRLELVGTEGKIHIESPFGGVVPQEMVVESGDVRMEYTGPPVDEVCEEFDYFGYCVLTDTAPEPDGADGLADLRTVEAAYESAETGCRVELE, encoded by the coding sequence ATGGCACTCGAGGACGCCTTCGCGAACTTCACACGGAGAGACTGGGATCAGGAGTCACCCGACGGAACGGTTCGCCTCGCCGTGATCGGCGTCGGCGATTTCGCGCGGAATCGCGCACTCCCTGGCATCGCTGACGGGAGCTACTGCGAGACGACGATGCTCGTCACCGGCTCGCCCGACCGAACGCGGACCGTCGCAGAGTCGTTCGACGTCCCGCACGTCGTCGACTACGACGCGTTTCTGGCCGGCGACCACGCGGAGACGTACGACGCTGTCTACGTCGCGACGCCGAACGCAACCCACGGCAGGTACGCTACCGTGGCCGCGGACCACGGGAAACACGTCATCTGTGAGAAACCCCTCGAGACGAGCCTCGAGCGCGCTCGAGAGGTCGTCGACGCCTGTGCCGACGCCGGCGTAACGCTGATGACTGCGTATCGCCTCCAGACCGAGCCGACGGTCCGTCGCATGCGGGAACTCGTCGACGACGGCGTCGTCGGCGACGTTGTGCAGGTCCACGGCGGCTTCTCGCACCCGCTTGTAGCGCACGCGGGTCCCGACACCTGGCGGCTCGATCCCGACCTCGCGGGCGGCGGCGCGCTGGTCGACCTCGGTATTTACCCCCTCAACACCACTCGGTTCGTCCTCGAGTGCGATCCCGAGGGCGTGTACGCGACGACGCACTCGAGCGGCGAGCCGTTCGATGCCGTCGACGAACACGTCGCCTTCCAACTCGAGTTCGATACCGGCACGACGGCTTCCTGTACGGCGAGTTTCGACGCCCACGCCAGCAGCCGGCTCGAGCTGGTCGGCACCGAGGGAAAAATCCACATCGAATCGCCGTTCGGCGGCGTCGTCCCACAGGAGATGGTCGTCGAGAGCGGCGACGTGCGCATGGAGTATACGGGACCGCCAGTGGACGAGGTCTGCGAGGAGTTCGACTACTTTGGCTACTGCGTACTGACAGATACCGCACCCGAACCCGACGGTGCGGACGGACTTGCCGATCTGCGAACGGTCGAGGCCGCCTACGAATCGGCAGAGACGGGATGTCGGGTGGAACTCGAGTGA
- a CDS encoding DUF2267 domain-containing protein: MFRIKAVVALLNETVPGDGIANVEQQFPDEFDELFEFVDTEGKPWEQPEQSE; encoded by the coding sequence GTGTTCCGCATCAAGGCGGTCGTCGCGCTGTTGAACGAGACCGTTCCCGGCGACGGAATCGCGAACGTCGAACAGCAGTTCCCCGACGAATTCGATGAACTGTTCGAATTCGTCGACACCGAGGGAAAGCCGTGGGAGCAGCCGGAGCAGTCAGAGTGA
- a CDS encoding amidohydrolase, with the protein MTAAADLIVTNAEVHTLTDPDTVHEAVAVRDGDIVRLGDADELAFLEGVETDVLDCEGRVVLPGFIDAHTHMEQLGQHLVHADLSSADSAESCVDLLRRQAEADPGREHVLGFGYDESSWDGSRTKPLTREELDRVSEERPVVALRVDLHTVSLNTAALEAFADDLPDDDLRYADGEPTGVAVEDAAEAVRSALTAGREEMREVLTAAMERAVELGVTGVHDKVRGSRAPQVYRELAADDALPLRVRIDYWSDHLESLVDVGLPTNAGSDRVRTGAIKSFSDGSFGSRTARVREPYADAETAEEASEDARGQWVVDPDELASVTERASDEAFQICVHAIGDEAIEETLSLLEETPNAATARHRIEHAELVTDDHLERMAEAGIVASMQPNFHRWADEGGLYDQRLGRERRNRTNRLRRVLEADVPLAFGSDCMPLDPLLGIQYAVNAGTEAQRLSVTEALRAYTRGAAYAGFDEDRLGTLEVGKRADLVVLEASPWDHSERIDEIDVATTVVDGEIVFDGHE; encoded by the coding sequence ATGACAGCGGCTGCCGACCTCATCGTCACCAACGCGGAGGTTCACACTCTTACCGACCCCGACACCGTCCACGAGGCCGTCGCCGTCCGCGACGGTGATATCGTCCGTCTCGGCGACGCCGACGAACTGGCGTTTCTCGAGGGCGTCGAGACCGACGTGCTCGACTGCGAGGGCCGGGTCGTTCTCCCCGGCTTTATCGACGCCCACACGCACATGGAGCAATTGGGCCAGCATCTGGTCCACGCGGATCTCTCGAGCGCCGACAGCGCCGAATCGTGCGTCGATCTCCTGAGACGACAGGCCGAGGCGGACCCCGGCCGCGAGCACGTCCTCGGCTTCGGCTACGACGAAAGTTCGTGGGACGGCTCGCGGACGAAGCCGCTCACGCGCGAGGAACTCGATCGAGTCAGCGAGGAGCGCCCCGTCGTCGCGCTGCGCGTCGATCTCCACACGGTATCGCTGAATACGGCCGCGCTCGAGGCGTTCGCGGACGACCTGCCCGACGACGATCTCCGGTATGCAGACGGAGAGCCGACGGGCGTCGCCGTCGAAGACGCGGCCGAAGCCGTCAGGTCGGCGTTGACGGCGGGCCGCGAGGAGATGCGCGAGGTGCTCACCGCGGCGATGGAACGCGCGGTCGAACTCGGCGTTACCGGCGTCCACGACAAAGTTCGCGGCTCGAGGGCCCCGCAGGTCTACCGCGAACTGGCGGCCGACGACGCACTTCCGCTACGAGTCCGGATCGACTACTGGAGCGACCATCTCGAGTCGCTCGTCGACGTCGGACTCCCGACGAACGCCGGCAGCGACCGGGTGCGGACGGGCGCGATCAAGTCCTTCTCTGATGGAAGCTTCGGGAGCCGAACGGCGCGGGTCCGGGAGCCGTACGCGGACGCCGAGACGGCCGAAGAGGCGTCCGAAGACGCGCGCGGGCAGTGGGTCGTCGACCCCGACGAACTCGCATCTGTAACCGAGCGAGCCAGCGACGAAGCGTTTCAGATCTGCGTTCACGCGATCGGCGACGAAGCGATCGAGGAGACGCTGTCGCTCCTCGAGGAGACACCCAACGCGGCCACCGCACGCCACCGGATCGAACACGCGGAACTGGTGACGGACGACCACCTCGAGCGGATGGCCGAGGCCGGAATCGTGGCCTCGATGCAGCCGAACTTCCACCGCTGGGCCGACGAGGGCGGCCTCTACGATCAGCGACTCGGCCGGGAGCGTCGAAACCGAACGAATCGGCTTCGGCGGGTGCTCGAGGCGGACGTCCCCCTCGCCTTCGGCTCCGACTGCATGCCCCTCGATCCACTACTCGGGATCCAGTACGCGGTGAACGCGGGCACCGAGGCCCAGCGGCTGTCGGTCACCGAGGCGCTTCGTGCGTACACCCGAGGCGCGGCCTACGCCGGGTTCGACGAGGACCGACTCGGGACGCTCGAGGTCGGCAAGCGGGCGGATCTGGTGGTGCTCGAGGCGTCCCCGTGGGATCACTCCGAACGGATCGACGAGATCGACGTGGCGACGACGGTGGTCGACGGCGAGATCGTTTTTGACGGGCACGAGTAG
- a CDS encoding RNA-guided endonuclease TnpB family protein yields the protein MTTTATKTLEATLAPPTKGKEQRLERTVATYRRALSEAFESDADTQTAVNDIVTPYTLTSYAKDALKNYVPKLRDTYNASEIKDDHPVRFTNRGFRIDHSDDRTYEFCWRVPQAGRGNAFWIPLRINPEQESLWFDLFDESATVGEFRLQQHRTNWVLNVTVEYNVAEPEIPDDPTRIGFDIGESKLLTGCARQNDTPTQPYIYDGGRARALRKEMYTTLKRLQERDAAEWRVDERFDHYQNALTDIVEKASHEAVEYAESFDNPVIVLEDLSYIRGNLDYGKYMNRRLHAWTFARFTDRIEDKALDAGIPVEFVNPRYTSQTCHACGHIGSRGSQAEFKCTNSKCWITEYQADINAAANIAGRVDPWGESVPWKPERDDSPRNGSRCDTAAGHRTPSRQSRQTTLAAFES from the coding sequence GTGACGACGACCGCCACGAAAACGCTCGAAGCCACGCTTGCTCCGCCCACGAAAGGTAAGGAGCAACGCCTTGAGCGAACCGTGGCGACCTACCGTCGTGCCCTCTCGGAGGCCTTCGAGAGTGACGCGGATACGCAGACGGCAGTCAACGATATCGTCACGCCGTACACGCTCACGTCTTACGCCAAGGACGCGCTCAAGAACTACGTCCCGAAGCTTCGAGATACCTACAACGCGTCGGAGATCAAGGACGACCACCCGGTTCGATTCACGAACCGTGGCTTCCGAATCGATCACTCTGACGATCGAACGTACGAGTTCTGCTGGCGCGTTCCACAGGCCGGGCGTGGTAATGCGTTCTGGATTCCGCTTCGGATCAATCCCGAACAGGAATCGCTCTGGTTCGACCTGTTCGACGAGAGTGCAACAGTCGGTGAGTTCCGACTGCAACAGCACCGCACGAACTGGGTGTTGAACGTCACTGTCGAGTACAATGTAGCCGAACCAGAGATCCCAGACGACCCGACTCGAATTGGTTTCGATATCGGCGAGTCCAAGCTTCTGACCGGCTGTGCCCGTCAGAATGACACTCCGACACAACCGTACATCTATGACGGCGGTCGTGCTCGAGCACTCCGAAAGGAGATGTACACGACGCTGAAGCGTCTGCAAGAGCGTGACGCCGCCGAGTGGCGCGTCGATGAGCGATTCGACCACTACCAGAACGCCCTGACGGATATCGTCGAAAAGGCGTCTCACGAGGCCGTCGAGTACGCCGAGTCGTTTGATAACCCAGTGATCGTGCTCGAAGACTTGTCGTACATCCGTGGGAACTTGGACTACGGGAAGTACATGAACCGACGCTTGCACGCGTGGACGTTCGCCCGATTCACCGACCGCATCGAGGACAAGGCCCTCGACGCCGGCATCCCGGTCGAATTCGTGAACCCGCGCTACACGAGTCAAACGTGCCACGCTTGCGGGCACATTGGTTCTCGTGGGTCTCAGGCGGAGTTCAAGTGTACGAACAGCAAGTGTTGGATTACGGAGTACCAAGCAGATATCAACGCGGCGGCGAACATCGCTGGTCGCGTTGATCCGTGGGGAGAGAGCGTTCCTTGGAAACCGGAGCGCGATGACTCGCCACGGAATGGGAGTCGTTGTGACACGGCCGCAGGACACCGCACGCCGAGTCGGCAATCCCGACAGACGACGCTTGCGGCCTTCGAGTCCTGA
- the hmgA gene encoding hydroxymethylglutaryl-CoA reductase (NADPH) produces MTDPEDLATQVRDGELRIHELEEYADHDTAAEARRLYVEQETDTDLESIGDYTFPAERAEPNIENMIGAAQIPMGIVGPVDVNGEETSSNGGGAATGEHYLPLATTEGALLASVNRGLGVIRTAGGADARVTKNGMTRAPVFRVKGVAEAAETVEWVNDNVDALAEAAESTTSHGELLDVEPYVVGDSVYLRFAYDTKDAMGMNMATIATGEACEIVEAETPASLVALSGNLCSDKKPAAINAVEGRGRSVTADVLIPGELVEERLHTTADAIAEANTRKNLTGSAKAGSLGFNAHAANVVAAAFLATGQDEAQVVEAANTITTMDARQREDGASDLYASVSLASLEVGTVGGGTKLPTQSEALEILGLRGGGEPAGSNADALAEIIAVGALAGELSLLAALASRHLASAHEDLGR; encoded by the coding sequence ATGACAGACCCCGAGGATCTCGCTACCCAGGTACGCGACGGCGAGCTTCGCATTCACGAACTCGAGGAGTACGCAGACCACGACACCGCGGCCGAGGCCCGCCGGCTGTACGTCGAGCAGGAAACGGACACCGATCTCGAGTCGATCGGCGACTACACGTTCCCCGCCGAGCGGGCGGAGCCGAACATCGAGAATATGATCGGCGCGGCCCAGATTCCGATGGGGATCGTAGGTCCGGTCGACGTCAACGGCGAGGAGACCAGTTCGAACGGCGGCGGTGCCGCCACCGGCGAACACTACCTGCCGCTGGCGACGACTGAGGGCGCACTGCTCGCGTCGGTCAACCGCGGCCTCGGCGTAATCCGAACCGCCGGCGGCGCCGACGCTCGCGTGACGAAAAACGGGATGACTCGAGCACCCGTCTTCCGGGTGAAAGGGGTCGCGGAGGCCGCGGAGACTGTCGAGTGGGTCAACGACAATGTCGACGCGCTGGCCGAGGCCGCCGAGTCGACCACGAGCCATGGCGAACTGCTCGACGTCGAGCCGTACGTCGTCGGCGACTCCGTCTACCTGCGATTCGCGTACGATACGAAGGACGCGATGGGGATGAACATGGCCACCATCGCGACCGGCGAGGCCTGCGAGATCGTCGAAGCGGAAACGCCGGCCTCCCTGGTCGCGCTCTCGGGCAACCTCTGTTCGGACAAGAAACCCGCCGCGATCAACGCCGTCGAGGGCCGGGGCCGGTCGGTGACGGCCGACGTCCTGATCCCCGGCGAACTCGTCGAAGAACGACTGCACACCACTGCCGACGCCATCGCCGAGGCTAACACCCGCAAGAACCTCACCGGCAGCGCCAAGGCCGGCAGTCTGGGCTTCAACGCCCACGCGGCCAACGTCGTCGCCGCGGCCTTCCTCGCGACCGGCCAGGACGAGGCGCAGGTCGTCGAGGCCGCGAATACGATCACGACGATGGACGCACGACAGCGCGAGGACGGTGCCTCCGACCTCTACGCCAGCGTCTCGCTCGCGTCCCTCGAGGTCGGCACCGTCGGCGGCGGGACGAAACTGCCGACGCAGTCCGAAGCGCTCGAGATTCTCGGTCTCCGCGGCGGCGGCGAGCCGGCGGGTTCGAACGCCGACGCGCTCGCGGAGATCATCGCCGTCGGCGCGTTAGCCGGTGAACTCTCTCTGCTCGCGGCGCTGGCCTCGCGTCACCTGGCGAGTGCACACGAAGATCTGGGTCGGTGA
- a CDS encoding DUF5817 domain-containing protein: MYAVVGCSECSNLWIIEGRSETTQCPRCGSRRGYEKRKKFVETEDAGHARDVRASMLANRQGEGEAFAKLDSFDALEGDVAEGVVDDAEYLEESGLDVDEVEAAGDRDPRHPSRSGSKKEIVERALKTLDRPTEDEVIEYAGERGVSAEYVRDALEKLVRRGGVSESGGRYRSL, encoded by the coding sequence ATGTACGCCGTCGTCGGCTGTAGCGAGTGTTCGAACCTCTGGATCATCGAGGGGCGCTCGGAGACCACGCAGTGTCCCCGCTGTGGCTCGCGTCGAGGATACGAGAAGCGCAAGAAGTTCGTCGAAACCGAGGACGCCGGGCACGCCCGCGACGTCCGCGCCTCGATGCTCGCCAACCGACAGGGCGAGGGCGAGGCCTTCGCCAAACTGGACTCCTTCGACGCCCTCGAGGGCGATGTCGCCGAAGGCGTTGTCGACGACGCGGAGTACCTCGAGGAGTCCGGTCTGGACGTCGACGAGGTCGAAGCCGCCGGCGATCGCGACCCGCGCCACCCGAGTCGCAGCGGGAGCAAGAAGGAAATCGTCGAACGCGCCCTCAAAACACTGGACCGACCGACCGAAGACGAGGTGATCGAGTACGCCGGCGAGCGCGGCGTGTCGGCCGAGTACGTTCGGGACGCCCTCGAGAAACTGGTCCGGCGCGGCGGGGTGAGCGAGAGCGGCGGCCGATACCGATCGCTGTAG